One Watersipora subatra chromosome 4, tzWatSuba1.1, whole genome shotgun sequence genomic window carries:
- the LOC137394755 gene encoding uncharacterized protein, whose product MPIKSFNRLAECMPENRKTVLWVYHTGRCGSTALSQAFNALPNAVAMSEPLCFISLLQSFSDKELSYIYNLEVKKQYRKLFQSIVRVLLKPSLKDADILVIKHPAFDSLSHIDLVAEFFPEFKIIFMYRDAKPQISSLYRAIGNTDMAVALTKVVSRNAVLSNLFPFIKPIDLEYDRCYICEEHIEWLYAREKKRPICELGIFSVGYSETCYHYRQAVQNKLMPIMAFKYELFRNNLQQLAALFDHMELRFTEEQSSLMHKALELDSQEHSDISRALVAKKQVTITPSMIAEANESLEYFGLPKWGESITLPNTVN is encoded by the coding sequence ATGCCCATCAAATCCTTTAACAGGCTGGCAGAGTGCATGCCAGAAAACAGAAAAACAGTTCTTTGGGTTTACCATACCGGGCGTTGCGGGTCTACAGCTTTATCTCAGGCTTTCAATGCCCTTCCGAATGCAGTTGCTATGTCCGAGCCATTGTGCTTTATATCACTGTTACAATCATTCAGCGACAAGGAGTTGTCTTATATCTATAATCTAGAAGTTAAAAAGCAGTATCGCAAGCTTTTCCAAAGTATTGTTCGAGTTCTTTTAAAGCCTTCCTTGAAAGATGCCGATATTTTAGTCATTAAACATCCAGCATTCGATTCGCTATCACATATTGATTTAGTTGCCGAGTTCTTCCcagaatttaaaattattttcatgtatAGAGACGCTAAACCACAAATCTCTTCACTCTATCGTGCAATTGGCAACACTGATATGGCCGTCGCTCTTACTAAAGTTGTTTCCAGAAATGCCGTGCTTTCAAATTTGTTTCCTTTTATAAAGCCGATTGACCTTGAATATGACAGATGTTACATTTGCGAAGAGCATATAGAGTGGTTATACGCCAGGGAAAAGAAACGCCCGATATGCGAGTTAGGCATATTTAGTGTCGGTTACAGTGAAACGTGCTACCACTACAGACAAGCTGTACAAAACAAGCTAATGCCCATCATGGCCTTTAAGTATGAGTTGTTTAGGAATAACCTGCAGCAGCTGGCAGCACTGTTTGATCACATGGAGCTGAGGTTCACAGAGGAACAATCATCACTGATGCACAAAGCTCTTGAATTGGACAGCCAAGAGCATTCAGATATAAGCAGAGCGTTAGTAGCTAAAAAACAGGTGACGATAACTCCATCCATGATTGCTGAAGCGAACGAAAGTTTAGAATATTTTGGTTTACCAAAATGGGGAGAGTCGATAACCCTCCCAAACACAGTTAATTAG
- the LOC137394009 gene encoding 17-beta-hydroxysteroid dehydrogenase 13-like, whose translation MGNTVVLWDTDEEALNTTVLDIKKFGGVVHPFTLKEHNEESVIATANQVKEQVKTPISILVILSTKRKIHFDEPDVDVKHKTEEAQFPIWIINEFLPSMAQRNRGHIVEVSHLPNQPIIPRTIPYAASKYQRVGALEGIAEMLEETKSGVVCSTILTGAVKDGPCFAHKDTLLRSLFGPVTHLHIIKAVVEAIYHKQQLAYVPKVHSYWAKRLLPKKAFKLLQRVLNGQSCMAETCRRWSADEYASPRNKQTPT comes from the exons ATGGGTAACACAGTAGTGCTGTGGGACACGGATGAGGAAGCTCTTAATACCACTGTTCTTGATATAAAAAAGTTTGGAGGAGTCGTTCACCCTTTTACGTTAAAGGAGCACAATGAAGAGAGTGTCATCGCTACAGCAAATCAA GTGAAAGAACAAGTAAAGACTCCAATATCCATTTTGGTTATTCTTTCGACAAAGAGGAAAATACACTTTGATGAGCCAGATGTAGATGTGAAACACAAAACAGAGGAAGCCCAATTTCCAATATGG ATAATAAATGAGTTTCTACCATCGATGGCACAGAGAAACCGCGGCCATATTGTCGAGGTTTCCCATTTGCCCAACCAGCCCATCATCCCTAGGACCATTCCGTATGCGGCGAGCAAATATCAGAGAGTGG GTGCCCTGGAGGGCATAGCTGAGATGTTGGAAGAAACGAAGagtggagttgtctgctcgacAATTCTTACTGGCGCTGTTAAGGATGGTCCATGCTTTGCTCACAAGGACACACTACTTCGGTC GCTTTTCGGGCCTGTCACTCACCTTCACATCATAAAGGCAGTGGTTGAGGCTATATATCACAAGCAACAATTAGCATATGTTCCCAAGGTGCATTCTTACTGGGCTAAGAG ACTTTTGCCCAAGAAAGCTTTCAAGTTATTGCAGCGAGTACTCAATGGTCAAAGCTGCATGGCTGAAACGTGCCGCCGTTGGAGTGCAGACGAGTATGCAAGTCCTAGAAATAAACAGACTCCTACCTAA